The genomic interval CGCCCGCGCGCTGTCACAAGCTGAGGTAGAAGCGCACGGTCGTGCCGTCGTCGCTGGTGTATATGCGCACCAGGTCGGCGACGTAGTGGACCAGCATCAGGCCCCGGCCACCCAGCTGGCCGGGCTCCGGCGGGCGGCGGCCGGCCAGCGGATCGGTCAGCAGGCCCGCATCGCGGACCTCACACACCAACTGCCCCTGCTCGGCCCAGATGGCGAGTGTCCCGCGGCCTCCGCCGTGGACCACGCTGTTGGTCGTCAGCTCCGCGACCGCCAGCTCCAAATCCATCAGCCGCTCCCCGGTCATGCCCAGCCGCGTCGCCTGAGCGAGAGCGAACTGGCGGGCCGCCGGAAGGTCTTCACCAGCGTAGGAGAAGGCCGCGGCGTCCGGTGCGGGAGCCAGTGCCTGGTTGTACCGGTCGACGACCGCCTGCCAGTCGTAGGCGTCGCTGACCGATTCACGTCCCTGCCCGCTGATGAGGGTCGGGTGGGTGATCTTCGCGTCAGCGATCACCTGCGGGTCCAGCCGTACCTCGTCGTAGGGGCACAGGATCGTCACCGGCCGGCCTTCGAACGCGGCGTTGATCAGCGCCTCGTGCTGTGCGCACGCCGGGTATTCGATCGCGCTGCGTCCGGCCCAGATCGGCTCGCCGATGATCCGCACACGCCCCTTCGGGTGGGCGTCGGCGAATCCGCGCAGCACCTTGGGGATGATCCGGCCCGGGTTGCGGCCGGCCTCGGTCATGTCCAGGAACAGGATGCCCTCGGCGTCCCCGCCCAGGCCTGTCTTGATCAGTTCCAGGTTGGGGCCGGGTACCGCCACGGCCATCGGCTCGCCGCCCGCCAGGCCCTCACGCAGGAAGGCCGTCGTCTGCCGCGTGTACTCCTGCTCGGTGCGGTAGAAGAGGGCGGGGTGCACGAACGCCTCGCGGGTGGTCACCGTGCTCGTCACAGAGCCACCTCGATCCGGTCCAGGCCCGGCCAGAACATCTCCAGAACCCGCGGCAGCTGCGGCGGGGGATTCTCGACCACAAACCTGCCGTCGGGCAGGTTCATGGCGGTGACCGCCAGCGCGGTCACCCCGGCCACGTCGACGAACGCCACATCCGACAGCTCCACATACGACACACCCGCGTGCCGCCCAGCCAGCTCGGACAGGGCCTGCTCCCACGACGGACGCGTGAGGACGCTGATCTCACCGCGGGCACGTATCCCGGAACGACCCGGCAACGGGCTCACCTCCAACGCAGCCCTCCCGGGCACC from Streptomyces sp. ALI-76-A carries:
- a CDS encoding STAS domain-containing protein, with the translated sequence MSPLPGRSGIRARGEISVLTRPSWEQALSELAGRHAGVSYVELSDVAFVDVAGVTALAVTAMNLPDGRFVVENPPPQLPRVLEMFWPGLDRIEVAL
- a CDS encoding anti-sigma factor RsbA family regulatory protein is translated as MTSTVTTREAFVHPALFYRTEQEYTRQTTAFLREGLAGGEPMAVAVPGPNLELIKTGLGGDAEGILFLDMTEAGRNPGRIIPKVLRGFADAHPKGRVRIIGEPIWAGRSAIEYPACAQHEALINAAFEGRPVTILCPYDEVRLDPQVIADAKITHPTLISGQGRESVSDAYDWQAVVDRYNQALAPAPDAAAFSYAGEDLPAARQFALAQATRLGMTGERLMDLELAVAELTTNSVVHGGGRGTLAIWAEQGQLVCEVRDAGLLTDPLAGRRPPEPGQLGGRGLMLVHYVADLVRIYTSDDGTTVRFYLSL